Proteins from a genomic interval of Ignavibacteriota bacterium:
- a CDS encoding acyl carrier protein gives MDVEAKVKEIIMDKLGVEDSQITPAASFTNDLGADSLDIVELVMGFESEFDISIPDEDAEKITTVGDATKYLSEKLAK, from the coding sequence ATGGATGTTGAAGCAAAAGTAAAAGAAATAATAATGGACAAATTAGGTGTTGAAGATTCTCAAATTACACCTGCAGCTTCTTTTACAAATGATTTAGGCGCAGATTCTTTAGATATAGTTGAGTTAGTTATGGGTTTCGAATCGGAATTTGATATTTCTATACCTGATGAAGACGCAGAAAAAATAACAACTGTTGGGGATGCGACAAAATATTTATCAGAGAAATTAGCAAAATAA
- the fabG gene encoding 3-oxoacyl-[acyl-carrier-protein] reductase, giving the protein MSENKIAVISGGTRGIGRAILTAFSDKNNLGFQTDIAFIYNSSEAIAKQIEDHYRNFGISVIGYKVNISSTEDSQKVIDEIVNKFGRIDFLINNAGITKDNLLLRMSEKDFDDVININLKSVFNLTKAAFKPMMKQKFGRIVNISSIVGLIGNAGQANYAASKAGIIGFTKSTAKEFASRNINVNAVTPGFIETEMTAELNEKQRETLLQNIPLKRMGKGEDVANLVKFLCSDKADYITGQVISVDGGMVM; this is encoded by the coding sequence ATGTCAGAAAATAAAATTGCAGTTATATCGGGCGGAACACGCGGAATTGGCAGGGCAATTTTAACTGCTTTTTCAGATAAAAATAATTTAGGTTTTCAAACAGATATAGCTTTTATTTATAATAGCAGCGAGGCTATTGCCAAACAAATTGAAGACCATTACAGGAATTTTGGAATCAGTGTAATCGGATATAAAGTTAATATATCATCTACCGAAGATTCTCAAAAAGTTATTGATGAAATAGTTAATAAATTTGGAAGAATAGATTTTCTTATTAATAATGCGGGAATAACAAAAGATAATTTATTGTTAAGAATGAGTGAAAAGGATTTTGACGACGTAATAAATATAAATTTAAAAAGTGTTTTTAATCTTACAAAAGCTGCTTTTAAACCAATGATGAAACAAAAATTCGGAAGAATTGTTAATATTAGTTCAATTGTTGGCTTAATAGGAAATGCCGGACAAGCAAATTACGCGGCTTCAAAAGCTGGAATTATTGGATTCACCAAATCAACGGCAAAAGAATTTGCCTCGAGGAATATCAATGTAAATGCGGTTACTCCAGGTTTTATAGAAACCGAAATGACCGCTGAACTTAATGAAAAGCAAAGAGAAACTTTGCTGCAAAATATTCCACTTAAAAGAATGGGCAAAGGCGAAGATGTTGCAAATTTAGTTAAATTTCTTTGCAGCGATAAAGCAGATTATATAACCGGGCAAGTAATTTCCGTTGACGGCGGAATGGTAATGTAA
- the fabD gene encoding ACP S-malonyltransferase, translating into MSKKALIFPGQGSQYVGMAKDIFENSVNAKAFVESAEEAIKFKISEVMFNGPEEDLKLTNITQPSIFLHSVLLLNEISSLNFDAVAGHSLGEYTALVANKCLNSLDAFKLVRKRGEAMLSAGLKSPGTMAAVVGLNSDKLVEICNSASEEGIVQCANFNSPGQIVISGSVLGVKKAMELSKNAGAKIVKELVVSGAFHSPLMVSAASELEESLNNTEFRNTDIPVYSNVTAKPTLESSVIKRQLLEQLSAPVRWEESIVNMISDGITDFIEIGPGKVLQGLVKRIDPKVSVVGIDKFDDINKIL; encoded by the coding sequence ATGAGTAAAAAGGCATTAATTTTTCCCGGTCAAGGTTCTCAATATGTTGGAATGGCAAAGGATATTTTTGAAAATTCCGTAAATGCAAAAGCATTTGTGGAATCTGCTGAAGAAGCAATTAAATTTAAAATTTCTGAAGTAATGTTTAACGGACCGGAAGAAGATTTAAAATTAACTAATATTACTCAACCGTCAATTTTTCTGCATAGTGTTTTATTGTTAAATGAAATTTCAAGTTTAAACTTTGACGCGGTTGCTGGACATTCGTTAGGTGAATATACGGCTCTTGTTGCTAATAAGTGTTTAAATAGCTTAGATGCATTTAAATTAGTTAGAAAAAGGGGAGAAGCCATGTTATCGGCAGGCTTAAAATCTCCAGGTACAATGGCGGCGGTAGTAGGATTGAATTCAGATAAATTAGTGGAAATTTGTAACTCCGCTTCAGAGGAAGGAATTGTTCAATGTGCTAATTTTAATTCGCCGGGACAAATTGTAATTTCAGGTTCAGTTTTAGGCGTTAAAAAGGCAATGGAATTATCTAAAAACGCCGGAGCAAAAATTGTTAAAGAACTTGTAGTAAGCGGTGCTTTTCATTCGCCGTTAATGGTATCTGCCGCATCCGAATTAGAAGAAAGTTTAAATAATACGGAATTTAGAAATACTGATATTCCGGTTTATTCCAATGTTACGGCAAAACCAACGTTGGAAAGTTCAGTTATTAAAAGGCAATTATTAGAACAGCTTTCTGCGCCTGTAAGGTGGGAAGAATCAATTGTTAATATGATTTCTGATGGAATCACCGATTTTATTGAGATTGGACCGGGAAAAGTTCTTCAAGGATTGGTAAAAAGAATAGATCCAAAAGTTTCAGTTGTTGGAATTGATAAATTTGATGATATAAATAAAATTTTATAA
- a CDS encoding ketoacyl-ACP synthase III, with product METSKRKKLFNANITAVGMYLPERILDNHYFEKIVETSDEWIVSRTGIKERRKEENGATSDMAARAAMDLLNSKKLSPEEIDVIIVATVTPDMFFPATACLVQDKIGAKNAWGFDLSAACSGFLFALQTGAGLIEGGTYKKVLVIGADKMSTIINYKDRNTCLLFGDGASAVLLEPSEDLNYGVKDSILHCDGAGSEYLYMKGGGSLNPPTHETVDLGYHTLYQDGKTVFKEAVKGMADISAEIMEKNNLSSDDISYLVPHQANLRIIDATANRMGIPKEKAMVNIHKFGNTTAATIPLCLTEYYREGKLKKGDNLILAAFGAGFTWGSIYLTWGID from the coding sequence AATTTTAGATAACCATTACTTTGAAAAGATTGTTGAAACTAGTGATGAATGGATTGTTTCAAGAACCGGTATTAAGGAAAGAAGAAAAGAAGAGAACGGCGCTACAAGCGACATGGCGGCAAGAGCGGCTATGGATCTGTTAAATTCTAAGAAATTATCGCCTGAAGAAATAGATGTAATAATTGTTGCAACTGTTACACCGGATATGTTTTTTCCTGCAACAGCTTGTTTGGTTCAAGATAAAATCGGCGCTAAAAATGCGTGGGGATTTGACCTTTCAGCTGCATGCTCAGGATTTTTATTCGCTCTTCAAACCGGTGCCGGATTAATTGAAGGCGGGACGTATAAAAAAGTTTTGGTAATTGGCGCTGATAAAATGAGTACGATTATTAATTATAAAGATAGAAATACGTGTCTTTTATTTGGTGATGGCGCTTCGGCCGTATTATTGGAACCTTCAGAAGATTTAAATTACGGAGTTAAAGATTCAATATTGCATTGCGATGGAGCAGGCTCAGAATATTTATATATGAAAGGCGGAGGTAGTTTAAATCCTCCGACTCACGAAACAGTAGATTTAGGATATCATACTTTATATCAAGACGGAAAAACAGTTTTTAAAGAAGCAGTTAAAGGAATGGCTGATATTTCTGCTGAAATTATGGAAAAAAATAATCTTTCATCTGATGACATTTCATATTTGGTTCCGCATCAAGCAAATTTAAGAATTATTGACGCGACCGCAAATAGAATGGGAATTCCAAAAGAAAAAGCCATGGTGAACATTCACAAATTCGGAAATACGACAGCCGCAACAATTCCACTTTGTTTAACAGAATATTACCGCGAAGGAAAATTGAAAAAAGGCGATAATTTAATTCTTGCCGCATTCGGCGCCGGCTTTACTTGGGGTTCAATTTATTTGACTTGGGGAATCGATTAA